TCATACTATCAACTTGCCACTAACTTAGAAATGTTGTTCTTAAATAATGCTTTGAATCGACACacctaattagaatttttataaccAACTTGAATTATTCGAGTAGTATGCTCATTCGTTCGTTTAAGAAAATATCGGGGATTCGAATCTCACTTTATGCATGTAACAACTCATTGACTAGCAACATCCATTTAAATGGAGTTCAAATCCAAAACAGATTAGTCATTGGTCTGTCGAATTAAAAAATACCAtgaacaactaaaaaaaattaaatttcttattttgatttaattaattagtttgacCAATTTATTGTTTGCTACTTTGCTCGATTAACTTTAATTTGTAGGTTACCTTTCTTTTCAGCCCTAGTGagctttttgttttcaaaattacATATTTTTATCAATAACTTTAACAAAATATGAGAAacattaatgtaaaaaatataataaatatagggtaaaataaaactaatataaaaatattatttttatattaaaattagctgctaaaattagctattaatgtatttgtatataaatatatgtatgataTAATTCATTTTAAATATGTATCTGTATTATtataatatgtatttaatattgaTGACTGCTTTTgatagctaattttagtgtatacataATATAGTCGAAATAAAAGAGAACTTCTTACTCAGTACAAATATAAAGATTGAGTTATTAGTCAACTTAACACTCAAAATTAGTTTATGAGATGAAAGATTTTCAATctcttattttgatatttttttttagtttaaaatataaaataataattagtaaACGTTTTTTACTAAATAAAAAGGTTGCATTCTttgttagttaaaaaaattttaactttcccttgaaaagaaaaaattgtaagtcgcaaaatattttacaattatttgGAACATATAAAAACTAGAAATGAAAGAGATAGAGGTAGTTTTTAAGGGGTAGAAATTGAATTGGCTCATTGAAAAGTTCAATCGCAATGGGAGAGGACACCATAAAAAATGTTTGGCTTATCATTAATTCACTCCTAATTAATAGTAATATTAGAATGCATACTATAAATTACGATAAGCATGTACTTTCCACAGAAACATAATATCTACATACACCAAGTTATTATTCTATTTCCCTCCTAAGATTTTACTATATCACACTTTTTGCTCAACattttgttgaaaaaaattaCAGACAACCaacttttaattagttaatattatttaattttagggtttaaaatttataatttagaatgtaAAATTAAGAGTTTATGATTTAGGATCTAGGatttaagataaacaaaataattttaaaaaaaattattaatgttaGAAAGAAAAATTGGTTCTTAACATTATTCTTATTTGAATATCCATTAACTACATCTATATTATAGATACAGTATATATTAAAGCCAAATCAATGACTAGttaagaagaaaatattttcacAATCCACGATATATGTATACTACATATTGATCAACTTAGACCAAATGACCAACTCTCATTCTATTCTGTGATAATGTAACATTATTtatatcaatacataaaatttatATCGTTGGTTAATTGAGTGGTTGTCTTATTTCCTAAGATTTTCTTATGATGATATGAATTAATAACAAGTAGTATTGCTTAAATTCTGTATCAGAATTAGTTTGTTGTAATTTTTATTTccataattttatttgaattttttgttgCTTTAGAATATGATTTCAAACATTGTTGTATTTTGCTTTTCTTTCTATACAATCATATTAAAcatctttttattataaaaaataaaaaaataaaataaaagatttgctCCAATATAATCAAGACTCAGATGATATAACTTCATTTTGCAATACAGAAATTATTCATAAAAGAATATTAAGGTCAAGTAGTAGTcaaatttcattcaaaaatcagaaactaattttaattaattaagtgattaatttattaatctatttaaataatatcaaagatttaataattagtcattgacATGTTAAAGTGTAAAATaccgtaaaaaatttaaaaatgctctaaattcaaattcaaagattACATTTCTATCATTGTGCCCCTACTTCTTTAATCTAACTCTAtccaaacaaaaaatgaaaaataatgttaagtgtacattaaaatcaattaacaaagtcgTCCACCAGTAcaaaatacatgttgaaatacaaatacacattacaaataaattaaatcatagatatatttatatataaatatattgatagttaattttaatggCTTATTTTAGTGCacgaatattatttttgaaaattgaaaaggaaactTATGAGTATGTAGATGAATCGTctgtgaagaaaaagaaaaagggcaaaAGAAGCGACATCACGCTTCCTTGAATAACCGCAACATTCCAATCTCTCATTCACTTAATTTTTCTGTGTGAAATTGTCTCATGTAGTTGTCACTTTGTGTTACTAAAAGTCTAAAAGGGTGGATCTCTATCTCTCTCATATTATTTAACAAACCGTCCAACACTTCATCAAATCACACTCACGTCAACACACTCAGTGTGGGAACTTGAACCCAACTTTACCGACACAcacactattttttttatattctaacatcttTACATACATATCCATACACATTCAACTTTTCGTTACTTGTATACTCTTGAGCAAATCATATTAAATTAGCATTAGCATCATACCATTTATTTTAGATCAATCTAGTATTGTTGTTCATCATATATATAATCTCtcttaatttgataaaaataagcaaacattaaattaaattcaactaGGGagccaaattttttttattttaaattataaattctaaatcttttaaaaaataaaaattaagaacataattttacaataaaaaattaatggtgATATTTTagaaccgttagatgatttgactaatttaactaaattttcatataacgactctcaaatatcaacttcacataaagtcgacttcacctgagttttcaccaaaattaattttctaaatctatttaaacttaataaaatatatgaGGAGGATGAAGAAATATTGTTGACCAAagtcatatatataaatatatatatcatgTGTCTTACAATTCTGACATGAAACATCTAGATAGGTGAAGTCATGGAAGTACAAATCAGAACTATAAGATAGAAACCTTAAATAAAATTGAACAACCGCTACCAATAAAAGAGGCATGATGATGATATAGCTTTCTTTAGTACAAAGTACTTAATGTTCATTCAAGAACGACCCTATTTAACAAAGTGCCCTACCTGCCATATGGAAGGTACATACTTCACTCTCTACCAAATAATTTCAAGTACACCACTCACTCTTGCATTATACATATATATCTCCTTGAATAAgcagaaaattattattattaattaattagttgctAAGTAGGCTCCTAATGATGGCAGCTTCAGCACTATCAGCATCAATTGTGGATAACAACTGACCCAAACGCTCGCTTAAATCATCAACCTCTCTGTGTAAGTTTTTTATGTAATTGCAAGTCTCTTGCAGCACCTTAGAAGCCGATACCTGAAGTAATGTtccatatataaaaaagaaattgaatataTAATTACTCAATCAGTCACTATATTTATTATACGTAACATGGTTTTCTATGTTTAGAATTGAATTTATTATAGCGGTCAATGCAAAGGGTTTGAATTGAAGTGTATGGAAGAGATCGATGTGCATAGAATTTGGAATTGTTTGGAGCTTAGTCCATAATATACGGGTCAGTATCTGACTATCCCTTATTATAATACATGTGCTGCACGAACTATACATCATGCCACTATTTTACAAATTCactttattttaatcttttattgctttcatttttttattcttttagtttCAACTTTCAGGCATCTTCACCATTAATGTATATATCTATGCTTAGCTTAATAGTAAGTGTGATATTTACTTCAAAATGTTGAACTAATAATaagaatattattaattttgaaattatttattttaacaatttaaattaataaaaaatatatgtatatatgaatagttatatttttaacaGAATGTACCTTGTCGGAGCGCCTGTTACGAATCTCTGGAACAAGTTGGCGCAACTTGGAAACAAGCTGGATGATTTGATCGTCGGAGATCCTTGAAGAGTGAGATCGCTGCCTTGATGATCTGCTTCCGCTAGACATGTTTGATTTTGGTGTGTATATAAATGAAAGCTCTACTTAGCTATGTACTTCACTACTTTGCTTAATTGAAGTTCTAATAGCTCAGCTTAGCTTATATTAGTTTCAACAGTTTTGAAAGAAGAAGTAAGATAGCTATGTAAGTATGAAAGAATAGAAGAGAAAATGATAAGTGGAATATATATAGAGAGGGAAGGAACAcatcaagagagagagagagagtaaacgAGATGAGAAATGTTTACTTTTCTTATTAGAGTAatataaaagaataatataatcatttatttttatttataaataattaaaagttataTAAAGAAACTACTAAttatatgtttatttttaaaatatataactaGATAGAAACCATTTTCAAGAACTAGTGATAATTTTTTGAGATTTTTCGTTTGTTTGCTGTTTTCTTTATGCCCGCTTTAGTAATTATAATTTTCTTCTTTTGAAAACaagtatttataaattattaaaatcggATGATAATTTGGTAATTGGACAAAATCTATGataatttttattagaataataaatataaaaaaatatttttttaaaagatttatagttaaaatttaatatttaagatttaaaatttaaaatttaaaatttataataaaaaataattttaaaaaattaattaatattaactaaaaaaattagctCTAAAGTTGAACTGTTTTGATCATAGTTGTCATATTATTTTcaagaataatattaaataattaatttttttcagttaacatcaattattttttttaattatttagattatcttaaattttaaattttgaatcataAACAGTTGTTAATTCTAAATATGTTAGTAaattttaacaaataataatatttaatcatatttatttgattaattctaagaataaatatgatattaaagtataaaatagtttttgttaggtagattttaataaaaaatattttttataataatttcttttgttatgataattaaaaaagtaattcAAGGATAAAATTTATCTCATATTAGATTGAACttgtttaaaaagatttaaaaattttactcaTGAATGAAGTAAAAATGTCTACAAATTTAAccactaatattattttaaaaaattaaaaaaaatagaattaataaaTACTTGAATTTAATCACaaactatatattattattaatgagtaattattatattttgaaaataagtaaaattattatGACTCATtgatttcattatttttaatattaaaaataattaagttttaaatttagttcactataaaatttttataacaaaaattattatatatatttttatttaaaaaataaaaaaatattctatatatttttatatatacagAATAAATaccattttttattataaaaaagattTAGACGCTAATAAATTTACCTACGAAAAATTTGAAACTAAtgttataatcataaaaaataaattcccATCAATAAAACTATCCAAATCCTCAAGTTGCCCTAACCTAATCTAAATTTCCAATTCTAACCCACTTCCAATTTCTTGTTTTACACTGTTAGAGCTTAGAGGGAAAAAAGATCCTCAGCATCTCTTTCTCTTTCACTTGTCTCCTTTTCCTTCCTCATACCTCATCCATCACCAaccaaacataaatcattttctccTACCGGAGTCGACAAAGCCTTGGAAGTTGAAGAGGCGGTGAAGAAAATGAGGAATATATGGTGCTTGTGGTGGTGAAACAATGTTAGACCTGGAGCTTCATATTCATTGATTGGTAATCACTGATGTGGAGGAAAAGAACACAAGCTAAACAAAAAAGAGTAATGCCGACGATTTTTTTCCCCATTAAAGTGGGATTTTTTTTCCTAACAGGATAAagcaataaatttaaattttagattaggTTAAGATAGTTTAGGAATTTTGTATAATATTTGAAGATTTAGATTATTTTatcaatctaatttattttttttatagatataacattaattttaattttttataggtagatttattaaatttttatataaaaaatattttttttattagtatagCACACGGGTAGTGAAAACTCAAATACAGTTAACTTGATatgaaattaataactaaaaattattaaataaatttttaactatcaatttcacataaaattaattaattaactaaaaattaatttacgTAACAAAAACATTAGTCTTGATTCTTCATCACTGtactaattaatactaaataaaccATGAATGTGGCTTCAACACCACCCCTATGCATTCTCATCTCCCACAAGCACCATATTAACACCCATTGTGAACAGCTACAATCACAATCgcaaccacaaccacaaccacgGTCACAATTGCTAGCATTTGGAATGCCATCATCATGACATCTTTGCAGCGCCACCACCACAACCAACATTGTGACCCATTGTGCCATATTTTCATGACATTAACGCTACACTGTGACACCACACCATTATTTCCATCATCACTGCTATTGTTGATAATGTCAAGTACAAGTTATATAATACTATATCTATATATCAAGTAATGTGACGTAATATTACCATGGATAAGTTTATTaggtataaataaaaaaaaaatatgaagctTGTTTTGAAGAATTAAGAAGTGAAtcggaataaaaaaattaagaagtttCTGTTATTCTTTGGTAGGAGTTCAAAACCGACTATTTTTGGAAACTTTATAGGTTAactagttagtttttattaaataaaagaaacttTTTCATTCCAAATAAAGAGAATAATTTTGATGCAATAAAAacgttttagaat
The sequence above is drawn from the Arachis hypogaea cultivar Tifrunner chromosome 4, arahy.Tifrunner.gnm2.J5K5, whole genome shotgun sequence genome and encodes:
- the LOC112794467 gene encoding transcription factor PRE6-like, which produces MSSGSRSSRQRSHSSRISDDQIIQLVSKLRQLVPEIRNRRSDKVSASKVLQETCNYIKNLHREVDDLSERLGQLLSTIDADSAEAAIIRSLLSN